From Glycine max cultivar Williams 82 chromosome 11, Glycine_max_v4.0, whole genome shotgun sequence, the proteins below share one genomic window:
- the LOC100819990 gene encoding protein JINGUBANG, with the protein MTGSSRKGRGYLDEGSVNGRMYGKLKKDEFDGYNSDNHQRKNNPITMDAPHLDPQMEADNAPYDASLSPLSKSPWSSHMNEDAFAGSNENDALVGSLVREEGHIYSLAATKDLLYTGSDSKNIRVWKNQEEFAGFKSNSGLVKAIVIAGEKILTGHQDGRIRVWKVSGKNDQQHKRVATLPTLRNYIKCSMKPSNYVEVRRRRNLIWIKHYDAISCLSLTEDHSLIYSASWDKTFKVWRTSNFKCLESVTAHDDAVNALVVGLDGMVFTGSADGTVKIWRREVQGKGTKHLFSQTLLKQECAVTALAINEEGNVLYAGSSDGLVNYWVRETNLEHKGVLRGHKLAVLCLATAGSLVFSGSADMAICVWKRSLNDDHTCVNILSGHTGPVKCLAAERDPEAMCNERRWILYSGSLDKSVKVWKVSENAASAHNNHQPPRPSLDQFPRVSSLRKMGSKRY; encoded by the coding sequence ATGACAGGGTCATCTCGAAAAGGACGCGGATACTTGGATGAAGGAAGTGTGAATGGAAGAATGTACGGAAAGTTAAAGAAAGACGAGTTCGACGGTTACAACTCCGATAACCATCAAAGAAAAAACAACCCCATCACAATGGACGCGCCTCATTTGGATCCTCAAATGGAAGCTGACAACGCTCCCTACGACGCTTCCCTCTCTCCCTTATCCAAATCCCCATGGTCCTCTCACATGAACGAAGACGCTTTTGCCGGCTCCAACGAAAACGACGCTCTCGTGGGCTCCCTTGTCCGCGAAGAGGGTCACATTTATTCCCTCGCTGCAACCAAGGACCTGTTGTACACGGGTTCTGATAGCAAGAACATTCGCGTGTGGAAGAACCAGGAGGAGTTCGCGGGCTTCAAATCCAATAGCGGTTTGGTCAAAGCCATTGTGATCGCCGGAGAGAAAATCCTCACGGGACACCAAGACGGAAGGATCAGGGTTTGGAAAGTGTCGGGGAAAAACGACCAACAACACAAGCGCGTCGCCACGCTTCCAACGTTGAGAAACTACATCAAATGTTCCATGAAACCGAGCAACTACGTGGAAGTGAGACGACGCCGTAATTTAATATGGATCAAACACTACGACGCTATTTCGTGTCTGAGTTTAACGGAGGATCATTCTCTCATATACTCCGCCTCGTGGGATAAGACCTTTAAGGTGTGGCGAACGTCGAATTTCAAGTGTTTGGAGTCCGTCACGGCGCATGACGACGCCGTTAACGCGCTTGTTGTGGGGTTGGATGGGATGGTCTTCACGGGCTCCGCTGACGGCACCGTTAAGATTTGGCGGCGCGAGGTTCAAGGGAAAGGGACGAAGCATTTGTTTTCGCAGACGCTGTTGAAGCAGGAGTGTGCGGTGACGGCGTTAGCGATAAACGAAGAGGGGAATGTGCTATACGCGGGTTCCTCTGACGGGTTGGTGAATTATTGGGTTCGGGAAACGAATTTGGAGCATAAAGGGGTTTTGAGGGGCCACAAGCTGGCGGTGCTGTGCTTAGCTACGGCGGGGAGTTTGGTGTTCAGCGGGTCTGCTGACATGGCGATATGCGTGTGGAAGAGGTCGCTGAACGACGACCACACGTGCGTGAATATTCTGTCGGGGCACACTGGGCCTGTTAAGTGTCTCGCGGCGGAGAGGGATCCTGAAGCGATGTGTAATGAGAGGAGGTGGATTCTGTATAGTGGGAGTTTGGATAAGTCGGTGAAGGTGTGGAAGGTGTCAGAGAATGCTGCGAGTGCGCATAACAACCACCAGCCACCCAGGCCCAGTCTTGATCAGTTCCCCAGAGTTTCGTCCTTAAGGAAAATGGGGTCAAAGAGATACTAG
- the LOC100527721 gene encoding uncharacterized protein LOC100527721, with translation MAFMISRAESEAEKSSLKHMEDKDSTNTLDGVSSQLQLKSSLSSKASAQTLNKQQVLNRIRHRKSLNRIKGAFEGLLGNSKGNTTSAQDQIWLQQDDAFSSP, from the coding sequence ATGGCTTTCATGATTTCCAGAGCTGAATCAGAGGCAGAGAAGTCTAGCCTTAAACACATGGAAGACAAGGACTCGACCAACACACTTGATGGCGTCTCAAGCCAGCTCCAGTTGAAGTCCTCATTGTCATCCAAAGCCTCGGCGCAAACCCTGAACAAACAACAAGTTCTCAATCGCATTCGACACCGTAAGTCCTTAAACAGAATCAAAGGCGCTTTTGAGGGTCTTTTGGGCAACTCCAAAGGTAATACAACTTCAGCACAAGACCAGATTTGGCTCCAACAAGATGACGCTTTCTCTTCTCCTTAA
- the LOC100782047 gene encoding uncharacterized protein translates to MSDREDNAPEEFTAEQGIQQDEEIRRIQRENKARVVREGKERRRRWAQKITPRPSKAGEKSEDVGDSEPQKESNTAAGFLPDNIVQMLAAREKQVFLSDNNEEKDEIKPTTSRKRKSRKSGLKPVILSEIGPPPCLNTALDFLKEKQMSVQRSSSVLNNSNKAFRLLSRSGVLRSK, encoded by the exons ATGTCAGACAGAGAAGACAACGCCCCTGAGGAATTCACTGCCGAACAG GGTATACAACAAGACGAAGAGATTCGAAGGattcaaagagaaaataaggcCAG GGTTGTTCGTGAAGGAAAAGAGCGTCGGAGGAGATGGGCCCAAAAAATAACTCCTCGACCATCCAAAGCTGGTGAAAAATCCGAAGACGTAGGAGACTCTGAACCACAGAAAGAATCAAATACAGCAGCGGGATTTCTTCCCGACAACATTGTTCAAATGCTTGCAGCTCGCGAGAA ACAAGTTTTCTTATCTGACAACAATGAGGAGAAAGATGAAATAAAGCCTACCACTTCTAGGAAGAGAAAATCAAGGAAATCAGG TTTGAAACCTGTTATTTTGAGCGAAATAGGTCCTCCTCCATGCTTAAACACTGCCTTAGATTTCTTGAAGGAGAAGCAAATGTCAGTTCAAAGATCTTCTTCAGTTTTGAACAATTCCAACAAAGCATTCCGTCTCCTTTCTCGGTCAGGGGTGCTTCGCAGTAAATGa
- the LOC100788441 gene encoding uncharacterized protein, with protein MVCAISSSPFSTLSFRRLVVSNATVSPCKPRAVKLLTALPSAGRRQLLFFLTATTAFTAREAASVAQDIPLFGIRKSLKKVEEEAEEIVKEGFEAADKGLVAAEKGLETAEKGLVAAEREIEEAVSFGGLAQAGAVAGAEVFGILVATAVVNGILGPEAQKS; from the coding sequence ATGGTGTGTGCAATCTCATCATCACCGTTCTCAACTCTCTCGTTTCGGCGTCTCGTCGTGAGCAATGCGACGGTGTCTCCGTGCAAGCCGCGTGCCGTGAAACTCTTAACGGCGCTTCCGAGCGCGGGGCGGAGGCAGTTGCTGTTTTTTCTAACGGCGACGACAGCGTTCACGGCGAGGGAAGCGGCATCCGTGGCGCAGGACATTCCCTTGTTCGGGATACGGAAGAGTCTAAAGAAGGTGGAGGAGGAAGCGGAGGAGATTGTGAAGGAGGGATTTGAGGCTGCGGACAAGGGGTTGGTGGCGGCGGAGAAGGGGCTGGAGACGGCGGAGAAGGGGCTGGTGGCGGCGGAGAGGGAGATTGAGGAGGCGGTGAGTTTTGGGGGGTTGGCGCAGGCGGGAGCAGTGGCGGGAGCGgaggtttttgggattttggttgCAACGGCGGTGGTGAACGGTATTTTGGGGCCTGAAGCTCAAAAATCGTGA
- the LOC100789496 gene encoding tetratricopeptide repeat superfamily protein, with product MAEEAPASETSVTMPQPAEVITVDGTLTSSENDKSGISVDAAAHGGEKTVSNAEPSGSDPQKSLELANELMEKGNKAIKENDFGEAADNFSRALEIRVAHYGELAPECVHTYYKYGCALLYKAQEEADPLADVPKKEDGSQHGSNKDGSVKGSLNAESSTASISNNAGQDVTSNDQGGAVDDGSTKNDPEEDDEDSDAEDLAEADEDETDLDLAWKMLDIARAIAEKQSVNTIEQVDILSTLADVALEREDFETSLSDYQKALTILEQLVEPDDRNIADLNFRICLCLEVSSKPQEAIAYCQKATSVCKARLHRLTDEVKSCSDLTSASELAQDLPACPKSESNNSILDKQSEIETLKGLSSELEKKLEDLQQLVSNPKSILAEILGIAAAKVGNVKESSSATVSSSRLATANSSGGFDSPTISTAHTNGSGGVTHLGVVGRGVKRASNATPAEGSTPKKPALESTEDKGDGNAH from the exons ATGGCGGAAGAAGCTCCTGCATCTGAAACCTCCGTCACAATGCCTCAACCGGCGGAAGTCATCACCGTCGACGGAACCCTAACCTCTTCCGAGAATGACAAGAGCGGAATCTCCGTCGATGCCGCCGCGCACGGCGGTGAAAAGACGGTGTCCAACGCTGAACCTTCCGGTAGCGATCCTCAGAAGTCTCTGGAGTTGGCGAACGAGCTGATGGAAAAAGGAAACAAGGCAATTAAGGAGAACGATTTTGGAGAAGCAGCTGATAACTTCAGCCGTGCTCTCGAAATCAG AGTGGCACATTATGGTGAACTTGCTCCTGAGTGTGTGCACACATATTACAAATATGGGTGTGCACTTTTATACAAGGCTCAGGAGGAAGCTGATCCTTTAGCTGATGTGCCCAAGAAGGAGGATGGATCTCAACATGGCTCTAACAAAGATGGTTCTGTGAAGGGTTCTTTGAATGCTGAATCTTCCACAGCTTCTATTTCAAACAATGCCGGGCAGGATGTGACTTCAAATGACCAGGGTGGAGCAGTGGATGATG GGTCAACTAAGAATGACCCGGAAGAAGATGACGAGGATAGTGATGCTGAAGACTTGGCagaagctgatgaagatgagaCTGACTTGGACCTGGCATGGAAAATGCTTGATATTGCCAGAGCCATTGCTGAAAAGCAATCTGTCAATACAATAGAACAGGTGGACATATTATCAACATTGGCAGATGTTGCATTGGAAAGAG AGGATTTTGAAACTTCCCTCTCGGATTACCAGAAGGCACTAACCATCTTGGAACAACTGGTTGAACCAGATGATAGAAATATTGCTGACTT AAATTTTCGCATATGCTTATGTTTGGAGGTTAGTTCTAAGCCTCAAGAAGCAATTGCTTACTGCCAGAAGGCTACATCTGTTTGTAAGGCACGATTACATCGTCTTACAGATGAAGTAAAGAGTTGTTCAGATTTGACATCTGCTTCTGAGTTAGCTCAGGATTTACCAGCATGCCCCAAATCTGAGTCTAATAACTCAATTTTGGATAAACAATCAGAGATTGAAACTCTCAAAGGTCTATCAAGTGAGCTGGAAAAGAAG CTTGAAGATTTGCAACAGTTAGTCTCGAACCCAAAGTCAATTCTTGCTGAGATCCTAGGAATAGCAGCTGCCAAGGTAGGCAATGTGAAGGAATCATCTTCAGCAACGGTGAGTTCCTCACGGTTGGCTACTGCCAACAGCAGTGGAGGTTTTGACTCCCCAACCATTTCAACTGCCCACACCAATGGATCTGGTGGAGTCACACACCTTGGTGTGGTGGGAAGAGGAGTTAAGCGAGCATCAAATGCCACTCCGGCAGAAGGAAGCACACCAAAGAAACCGGCATTAGAGTCTACTGAAGACAAAGGTGATGGCAACGCACACTGA
- the LOC121173017 gene encoding uncharacterized protein, with the protein MRECTVRAAPGRVLLHAHAQPPLSNLLNPIIPTKGIGILKINEAALDSDTQQFFSGYMTRRGIEIGTVGVLVYVKSVKGVDINNVM; encoded by the exons ATGAGGGAATGCACTGTACGTGCCGCTCCTGGCCGGGTGTTGTTACACGCACACGCACAACCACCACTCAGCAACCTACTCAATCCAATAATCCCAACCAAG GGAATAGGAATTCTCAAAATTAACGAAGCTGCGTTGGATTCTGATACGCAGCAGTTCTTTTCGGGTTATATGACACGCAGAGGGATAGAGATCGGTACTGTCGGGGTACTAGTGTATGTTAAAAGTGTTAAGGGGGTtgatattaataatgtaatgtAG